The genomic DNA TCAAGGTCTTGTGGATAGAATGAATAATCCATGTGAATTGAGTTGTATGGATTGGTATTTATGCTTTAAACAAATATAAAAATAGGATAAGTACTTTTAATACTCTGAGTTTGCTAAAATATAGTTTGTATTTAGTATGGGAGGATAAATATTTTTTATCCTCTTTATTAAGCTAAATAAAAGGTTGAATAAAAGGTTGAAAAAAAGTATAGTTATGAATAGGCAATAGATTACAAAGGAGTAGATATAAAAAATGAAACAAGAAGAATTAAAACATATTGTTGAAAATGGAATACTAGGAGACTTTTCTGCAAATTGTGTACAAGTTATGAAGCCTAAATTTATTGAATACATAGAAGATGAAAGTTTAACTTGTGCATATCCTATTTTACATGAGTACTTAAATCCTAGAAATACTATGCAAGGTGGGTTTATGGCGGCGGCTTTTGATAATACTTTAGGAGTATTGGTACACTTATCTACAGGTAAGGTAGAATTTACATCACTAGATCTAAGTGTCCATTATCATAGGCCTATTTTTGAAAAAGATGAACTAACGGTCATTGCTAAAATTCAACATAAAGGAAGAAGAATTGTTCAAGTATTAGGAGAAGGATATAATAAAGAAAAGAAGCTTATTGCAACAGCTTCTAGTAAAATAATGATTTTAGAGAAAGAAAAATTTTTCAAAAATAAGTAACGCTCAAGGAATTGAGCGTTTTTTTAGTTCTGCCCAATTTATAATAAATCAAGACATGATGAATATAATAAATATTATGAAGATTATGTTTTGGATATAAACTTGAAGGGGAGAAATAAAAATGAGAACAAAAATATTTAAATCATTCATTTTTGCTATATTATTTTTTTTAATAGGAATCTATACATTTCAACAAGAAACAAGAGAAATTTTCAAACAAAGTGTTTGTACATTTTTAACTTTTGGAAATACTCATAATGAAATTATAGATCAAGGATCAGAAAATGAAAAAATAATTGCATTGACTTTTGATGATGGGCCTCATCCAAGATTTACTCCTCAAATTTTAGATCTATTAAAAGAATATGATGCAAAGGCTACTTTTTTTGTGATAGGAAAACATGTAGAAGCTTATCCAGATGTAATCAAAAGAGAAGTAATAGAAGGTCATGAAATTGGAAATCATACTTTTTCTCATATAGATACCAAACAAACAGCTTCTATCCAAATAGAAAAAGAACTGAAACAAACACAAGATCTTATTTTTGATATAACAGGTGTAAAACCAAAAGTATTTCGTCCTCCTTTTGGATTTTATGATTCTAAAATTATAAATATTGCGCACAATTATGACTGTAAGATTGTATTATGGTCACCTCATCAAGATACAAAGGATTGGAATAATCCTGGAGTTGAAAAAATTATTCAGCATACTCTTTCTCAGATCAAAAATGGAGATATTATATTACTTCATGATTATGTTGAAAAAGATTGTCAATCTATTGAAGCATTAAAAATAATTTTGCCGAAACTTAAAAAAAGAGGATATAAGTTTGTAACTGTATCTGAGTTAATAGAAAACTTATAGAAAAGAAGAACAATAAAAATTTGTATAATATTTTTAATACATGATGTATAATGAAATATATACCAAAACATTCGTATTTCCTGGGGAATAATGAAGAATATATAAAAAGAATATAAAGATATGATATAGAATATAAAACAAGGAGAAGTTTATGAATTGGATTCAAGAGTTTGACATGAATGTATTACACAATATACATTATTATACACAAAATCACATTTTTGATAAAATAATGCCATGGATTACTTTCTTAGGAGATAAAGGCTTGGTATGGATTATTTTTTGTATTTTGTTACTACTAAGTAAAAAATATAGAAAGGTAGGGTGTTTAGCTTTATGTGCATTAGTGATTAGTAGTGTTCTAGGAGAAGGAATTTTTAAACATCTATTTAAAAGACCTAGACCTTTTTTACAACTACCTAATTTACAATTATTAATTTCAAAGCCAACAACTTATTCATTTCCATCTGGACATACATCATCTTCCTTTGCAGTAGCAGGAGTGCTATTTAATAAGTTAAAAAGATTTAGAAAAACGATTCTTTTTATAGCTTTTCTAATAGCTTTCTCAAGATTATATTTATTTGTTCATTATCCATCAGATGTTTTAGCAGGAGTTGTATTGGGTGTAGGTTCAGCTATGTTTGTTATAAATTTAGATCATAAAAAAGTTTTGTTTGGGAAGAATTATTAAGTAAAAGTGATTTCTAATGAATTAGAATAAAAAAACTAAACCCTATATTTTCTCTATAGGGTTTAGTTTTTTTATTCTATAGGAATTTATATAAATGAATAAATTGCGAATAATTTTAGAAAGATAAATTTTCTATTAATTTAAGCAACGAAAATTTTGAATGAAATAAAAGAATGTTAATTAGGTCATGAGGAATGGCCATAGAGATGTGCAAATTTTTTATTCACCATATAGGACAATCTGAATAATATGTATTAGGGTATAGGACAAGAGAAGATTATATCCAATAAAGAATAAAAAATGAGGAGGAAAATGATAATGGCATGGAATAAATATAATCCAATACAAAATTTGCAAAAAAATCAAGTGGAGGTAAAAGAGTGCACATCTAGCTGTGTAGAGGTATCTGGAGGAACTTCAGAAGAATGTGTAAATACACCTGTTGACATTGGTTCACTTAGAACAGGTTCTATAGCTAAAATACCTGTAGTACTTGCTGAATTAACTGTAAAGGTAAATGTAGATTCTTTTATTACTCTACCAGAGGTTGCATGGGAAATTAAAAATATTAAAAAACGTGTAAAAATAACTCAATGCTTATTACTTCAAAATACCAATATGCTTTTTATCAAAGGATTTGTAAGAAAAAATATTGAATATGCTACAAGAAAATGTTCTAATGAAGAAGGTTTTTGTGGAGATATCAAGCACTGTACAGTAGATGTACCATTTAGTTGTACGACTCCAATTTCATTTAATGGTATTGAACCCATTCCACCACAATATAATAGAGCAAAAGAGTTTGAGTATTTTAGAGAAGAAGCTTTAAATTATGATGGATTTGGATCAAAAGATAAATTATTATCAGGAGATCTTCGTGAGTTTAATCAAATCAGTGAAGAATATTTTAATGAACTTCCTTTCTGCGAATTGATTAGAGCAAGAATTGTAGAATTTGATGAGATTCTTAACTATACAGATTGTAAAAAAGAAAAAATGCCTTTTGAAGAAAAAGCATTTAGAAAAATTGAAGAAAAAATGGTTTTATTTGTCACTCTTAAAATCCTTCAAAAAAGACAAGTTGCAATTGGTGCAGTAGAAGCTATATCTGATTGTCCTTGTGACTGCTAAGAAAGATATATAAATAAATGACCAGATTTTTCTGGTCATTTATTTTCTATAAAAGAGTATAGTAGTTGCAAAAATAGGTTAAGTTGTTTAAAAAGAATACGGTCTAGGACAATATGGAGGACAAGGTCTAGGATATGGATAAGGTCTACCCTTTGGCCAAATAGCAGTCAAAATTAAAAACCATAAAAGTAAGCTTGTTCCAGATACATATTGAGTTTGAGGGGCAGAAAGAGTAGAGCTTTCCATGAGTATATCTTTAATTTTATCAATGGTTTCTATTTGTTCTGGACTATAAATCGTTCCTGTTTCCATAAAATAATCAAGTTCATGTATATATTGCTGAATAAGGTTTTGAGGAACTTGATTTTTTAATTTATACATTTCATCCCAGATATCCTCTTGAGGTAGATTTGCATATTGAGCTATAAATTCATCATAAGGATTCATGGTATAAGGCATATACGGCATAGAACCCATCATATAATAATACATAGTAATTTTTCCTCCTTTTCATATCTCCCAAAATTATGTTCTCCTTTAATATAAAATATGAAATGAATTTAGTATGTGTGACTAAAGTTTTAGGAATAGGAATCTATTGATTTTTATATCCAATCATTATAAAATGAACTTAGATTCATGAAAATATAAAATTGGATCATGTAAGAATCTTCAGATATAATGAAGGTATTAGATGAATGATAAAAATTTTATATGAGTCAATATCAATAGGATCAATGAGATGGTGAGGGAAATGTCATGGATATTGTAAAAAAATTTATGAAAAAATATAAAAAGAAATTTATGTATTATCAAAGATTGGCTGAATATTGTTGTACCAAATGTGAAGAGCAACTTAGTAAAAATGGGATTCATAGTATTGTTTCTTTTAGAGGGAAAAATCCTAGAAGTCTTGAAAAAAAAATTGAGTATAGAATGAAGGAAAATCAATATCATTCTATAGAGGAAATTTCTAAGGATATAAGAGATTTAGCAGGAGTTAGAATTGCGCTATATTTCCCTGGAGATGCACAAGAAGTAGAAAAGGTTATTCTTTCAGAATTTATATTAGTAGAAGAACCGTCAAGATTTGATGGAAGTTATTTAAAGTATGATAAAAGATTTGCAGGATATCGTGCAAATCATTATAAAGTGAAATTAAAAGAAAATATATTGATTGAAAATATACCTTATCAATCAGAAATTATAGAGATTCAAGTGGCTTCAGTACTTATGCATGCTTGGGCAGAGGTGGAACATGATTTGGCATATAAAGTACCAGATGGAGGTATTTCAGATATGGAATATGCTCTTTTGGCCCAATTAAATGGATTGGTCCATAGTGGAGAGGTTACACTAGAACAACTTCAAATTGCATTAAATAAAAGATTAGAAAGTGAAGAAAGGCATTTCCTAAATCATTATGAATTGTCTTCTTATATTTCAACAAACTTATCTGAAAAGATTAAAAATAAAATTACAGAGCCTACATTAGGAAGAGTAGATTTGTTGTTTGGAATTTTAAAACAGTTAAATATGAATAAGCCCTCAGACCTTAGAAAATACTTAAAGTTGGTAGAAACAGAGATACAGGATCGACCTATTTGCTTTCAATTGATTGAGAAAATATTAGGAGAAAACAAAGAAAAGTATTTTTCTGTGTATGAAGATTTTAGCAAAAGGCTAAATGAGGAAGTAAATAATGTATTTAATAATGAATTTGAGATAGATTATAAAAAAAGTAAATTTTTGATTGATGAATTTTTATTAAAGTGGGTACAACTTCAAAGCAAAATAAGAAATGATTTAAAAATTCAAGAAATAGATATGGTAAAAATTCAAACTATGGTAGAGGAATATTTTGAACAAAAACAATCTATTTATAAAAAAATTCAGGAAATGTCTCAAATGCGAAATGATATTATCAATGGAATTATTATTCCTTCAGAAGAAGATCTAAAAGATGCTATTGAATATTTAGAAGATCTTCTTGAAGGGAGACTAGAAGAGAAAAAGAAGGTTATATAAAGAAGAGGATGATTAATCATCCTCTTCTTTATATATAACTTTTAAAATAGTAATTAAAACTTCATCAAGAGTTTTTGCATTTGGATCTTCTGAAAATGTATGTGTGACTTTATCCATATAAATCCCCTATATAGATATATGTAAGAAAATAAACGGATATGATACTTAGTTTTGTATAAAATTTTCATTTGTATGAATTTTATAATTTACTATCTCTATCGAAAAATAATGAAAAATGTAAAAAAACAATAAAATGTATGGACAACCGTACCAGTTTAAATTATAATGAAAAGGAAGAAATATACATTATAGGGGGATGAAGTTATATGAAAAAGGTATTATCTTTAATTCTTGCTATGTTTATGCTAATGGGATTATTAGTAGGATGTGGCGACAAACAAGAAGAAGCATCAAAAACAAAGGAAGAAAAAATCAAAATAGGAGCATCTCTTTTAACTCAATCACATCCATTTCAAGTAGCTATTAAAGAAGCAATGGAAGCTGAAGCTTTAAGTCAAAATGTAGATTTAGATATTGCAATTGCAGATCAAGATTTAAGCAGACAAATTTCAGCAATTGAAGATTTTATTAATAAAGGGGTAGATGCTATTATTATTACGCCAGTAGATTCTGATGGTGTAAAGGGAGCAATTATGAAGGCAAAAGAAGCTAACATTCCTGTTATTACAGTAGATGTTAAAGCAAATGGAGTAGAGGTAGATTCTCATATTGCTACTGATAATTACACTGGAGGAATGATTGCAGCACAAGCTATGGCACAATTCTTAGGAGAAAAAGGAGAAATAGGACTTATTACATATCCAGAAGTTCAATCTGTTAGAGACCGTATAGATGGTTTTAAAAAAATGGCAGATACATATAAAGATCTAAAAATTGTAACAGAGTTACCAGGACGTACTAGAGAAGAAGCTAAATCTGCTTCTGAGGATATGCTTACTAGCAATGCAAATTTAAGTGGAATTTTTGGATTTGGAGATGATATGGCTATTGCAGCTACTACAGCTATCAAAGAAAGAGGATCAAATACAATAGTTGTTGGATTTGATGGACTAGAAGAAGCTAGAAAGTCTGTAGATGAAGACAATGCTTTTAGGGCTGTTGTAGTACAATATCCAGACAAAATGGGAGCAGAAGCAGTTAAAAATGCTGTAAAATTAGCAAAAGGAGAAACAGTAGAAAAAGAAGTTCCTGTTACACCAGGTCTTTATATTAATGAAAAAGGATTTGTACCAGTAGATGTACAAGACGGTCAAGTAAAAATTAATATGAATTAATCACTCATACAGAAGAAATACCATATACAGGTATTTCTTCAAATTTTTTATGAGCAACAATGTCTACTGAATGGGTTGTATCAATATATCAATAGAAAAGATGGTGATTTTTTGAATGCGATTCTTGAAATGAAAGGAATTAGAAAAGTTTTTCCAGGAGTCATCGCTTTAGATGGAGTAAACCTAAACTTAAAAGAAGGACAGGTTTTAGGTTTATTAGGAGAAAATGGAGCAGGAAAATCTACATTAATGAAAATATTATCAGGAACCTATCAGCCAGATGGGGGAATTATTTTTATAAATGGTCAAAATGTAGTCATAAAGGATGTAACTCATGCAAAAACATTAGGGATTAGTATTATTTATCAAGAACTTAGTTTGAGTCCTAATATGACTGTAGCAGAAAACATATTTGCAATGAAGGAGATTACTTCCTTTGGAATCATTAATGATAAAGAAATGAATAGAAGAACACAACAATTATTAAATGAATTAGGAATAGATATTTCTCCTACAACTATTGTAGATGAACTATCTATTTCCAATCAGCAGATGGTTGAAATTGCAAAAGCTTTATCTACAAAACCTAAAATTATTATTATGGATGAACCTACATCAGCCCTTAGTAATCAAGAAACAAAAAAGTTATTTGATATTATAAAAAAATTAAAAAAACAAAAAACTTCTATTATCTATATTTCTCATCGTATGGAAGAAATTTTTGAAATTACAGATGAGATCAGTGTATTAAGAGATGGAACTTATATTGGCACCGTTTCTACAAAGAGTACTTCATCGGATGAATTAATTAAGATGATGGTAGGAAGAGAAATGGATCAAGTTTATCCCCATAAAGATTTTCCATATCTAAAGGATGAAAAATTACTTGAAATAAAGGATTATCATAAACAAAATTATTTTCATCATATCAATTTATCTGTAAGGCCAGGAGAAATATTAGGTTTATATGGATTGATGGGATCAGGCAGAACAGAAATTGCACAAGGAATCTTTGGAATCTTAAAGAAAGATTTTGGAGAGATGATGCTTCGAGGTAAAAAAGTAAATATAGATTCTCCTTTTTCAGCTATTGAACATAAAATTGCTTTTGTCACAGAAGATAGAAAAAATGAAGGGCTTATCCTTACTTCTAGTGTTCGAGAAAATACCACAATGGCAAACATTGAAAAAATATTAAATAAATTTAAACTCATAAATGAACAAAGAGAGATGCATATCACAAAGGAACATGTGAAGAATTTGCGTATTAAAACTCCTCATGTAGAACAGATGGTCAATAATTTAAGTGGTGGAAATCAGCAAAAAATTGTTTTAGCAAAATGGTTTGAAATAGATCCAGCGATTTTAATATTAGATGAACCTACAAGAGGAATAGATGTAGGAGCAAAATATGAAATCTATAAGCTTATGATTGAGCTTGCTAAACGGGGAGTAGGGATTATTATGATTTCTTCAGAACTTCCTGAAATACTTAATGTATCAGATCGCCTATTGGTTGTAAAAGAACATGAGATTGTAACTGAACTAGATCCAAAGAAAACAACTCAAGAAGAAATTATGTCATATATTACTGGAAGAGGTGAATAAATATGATCCAATGGAAAGAATTATTATCTAAAAAGTCTATTAAAAGCCATGGAGGAGTATTATTAGCATTAGTAGGGCTTATGATTTTATTTTCATTTTTAAGTCCATATTTTTTAAAGACAAATAATATATTAACCGTTTTAACTCAAGTTTCAATTATTGCCATATTAGCCTTTGGAATGACTTTTGTACTAATGATTGGCGAAATAGATTTATCTGTAGGATCTATTTTAGCTTTGTGTGGGATTGTATTAGGAGTGATGCTATCAAATGGTTATAATCCAGTTGTATCTATTATAGTAGTGATTATAGCAGGAGCATTGGCAGGATTAATAAATGGGTGGATTAGTGCTCAATTTAAAATTCCTACTTTTATTGTAACGGTAGCTACTATGGGAATATTTAGGGGAATCGGATATGCTATTACAGATGCAAAGCCAATTCAAATTGATAATGAATTTATATTGAGTTTAGGAAATAAAAAAATATTTCAAATAATACCTGTTCCTGTAGTAATTGTGTTTATTATTTTAATCATTGCTCATATTTTCTTGGGGAAAACAAAGTTTGGAAGACAAGCGAAAATGGTTGGAGGAAATAAAGTAGCAGCAGAATATGTAGGGATTCATACAAAAAAATTACAAATGAAAATTTTTATGATTACCGGAATAGCAGCAGCTGTGAGTGCTATATTAATGACTGCAAGACTTTATTCTGCTCAGCCTAATACAGCAACGGGATATGAATTAGATGCCATTGCCTCAGCAGTATTAGGAGGAACAAGCTTATCTGGTGGATATGGGACAGTATTTGGTACTTTTATTGGGGCTGTCATCATGGGTGTAATCAACAATGGAATGAATTTAGTTGGAATGCCTTATTTTTATCAACAAATCGTAAAGGGATGTATTATCATTATTGCTGTATTTATAGATGTGAGAAATAAGGAACGTATGTTAAATAAATAATTTTTCATTGGAGTGATTGAAATGTCTGAAATTATTACTATAGGAGAAATATTAGTTGAAGTCATGGCTAAAGAGATAGAACAAAAATTTTATGAAACAAAAGAGTTTGTAGGACCTTTTCCAAGTGGAGCACCAGCCATATTTATTGACCAAGCTGCAAAATGTGAAAGCTCAGCTATGATTGTATCAGCAGTAGGGAATGATGGCTTTGGAAAAATAAATATAGATCGTTTAAAAAAAGACAATGTAGATGTTTCAAAAATAAAAATATTAAAAGATCAGACTACAGGAGTAGCTTTTGTAACTTATAAAAGTGATGGAGATCGAGATTTTATATATCATATTTCTAATGCAGCTTGTGGGTTTATAGAAAAAGAAGATATCAATGAAAAAGATTTTATGGATTGCAAGTATTTCCATATTATGGGTTCTTCCATATACAATGAAAACATTCATGATACTATTTTAAAGGGAATAGAACTTGCAAATAAAAATAATTGTAAAATTACTTTTGATCCTAATGTGAGAAAAGAAATTGTAACAAATGAGGGAAAAAGAAAAATTTTAGTAGATATATTAAAACAAGCTCATGTGATTTTAGCAGGAGAAAATGAACTTTTTTATTTAACAGGAATAAAGAATGAAAAAGAAAGTGTTTATAGTTTAATGAAAGAAAAAGCAGAGATCATTATTATCAAAAGAGGAAGCAAAGGAGCAACCTTATACGAAAAAGAAAGTGTGATAGATATAGATTCTTATTTGGTAAAAGAGATAGATCCTACAGGAGCTGGAGATTGTTTTGCAGGAACATTTGTATCTTGTATCAATCAGGGAATGAAGCCTTATATAGCAGCTAGATTAGCTTGTATAGCAGGAGCAAAGGCTGTAACTAGAAAAGGACCCATGGAAGGAAATACAACTTTAGAAGAACTTAAAAAAATTTATAAGGAGATGTATAAATAGATGGATAAAGGAAATGAATTTGTTTCTACAAAAGAGATGTTATTAAATGCACAAAGAGAAGGATATGCAGTACCTGCTTTTAATATACATAATTTAGAAACTGCATTAGCAGTAGTTCATGCAGCAGAGGAATTAAAAAGTCCTGTTATATTAGCAGCGACTCCTTCTACATTTAAATTTAATGGAAGACCCTATATTCATGCTATTGTAAGCAGTATTTCAAAATATGCAAAAGTACCTCTAACACTTCATTTAGATCATCATGAATCCTTTGATGAGATTAAAGAATCAGTAGATTTAGGATGCAGATCTGTTATGATTGATGCTTCTCATTATCCCTTTGAAGAAAACATTCGTATTGTAAAAAAAGTAGTAGAATATGTACATGCAGTAGGAGGAACAGTAGAAGCTGAGCTTGGAAAAATAGGTGGGAAAGAAGATGATTTATCTGTAGCAGATAAAGATGCTATGTATACAGATCCATCAGCTGCAAAGGAGTTTGTCGAAAGAACAGGAGTAGATTCCTTAGCAGTAGCCATAGGTACTGCTCATGGCTTATATAAATTTGAACCAAAGCTTGATTATGATAGATTAAAGGAAATAAGAAAAGTAGTAGATGTACCTTTAGTATTACATGGGGCATCAGGAGTGCCTGATGAAAGTATAAAAAAAGCCATAGAGCTTGGAATTTGTAAAATAAATATTGCTACAGAGCTTAAAATACCATTTACAAAAGCCATAAGAGAATATTTAATCCTTAATCAAGATGAAAATGATCCAAGAAAATACTTCTTACCAGCAAAAGAAGCAGTGAAAAAAGTAACAAAAGAAAAAATATTGCTTTGTAAGAGCAATAATAGAATATAGGTATTAATATGATAGGAACGATCACTTTGAATCCATCTGTTGATATATGTTATCATTTAGATGAATTGAAAGAAGGAGTCAATAGATGCAGTAATTATGGAAAAACAGCTGGTGGAAAAGGGATTAATGTATCTAAAGTTTTAAAAGATTTAGGTTGTGAAGTAATGGCACTAGGTCTTTTAGGAGGAGATACAGGAAATTTTATTGAAAGAGAACTGAAAAAAATCTCTATCCATACTCACTTTACAAAAATAGAGGAAGCTACTAGAAATTGTATTGCTATTTTAAATCATGAAAAACAAATAGAGATTTTGGAATCAGGGCCATATATAAAGGATGAAGAATCAAAAAAATTTATATATGAATTTTCAAATTTAATCAAAAGCAAAGATATAAATGTATTGGTAGCATCAGGAAGTATTCCAAATGGATTAGAAAAAAATTATTATAATAAACTTATAGATATGGCAAATAAAGAAAATATAAGGTTTGTAGTAGATACAAGTGGACAAGCTTTAAAGGAAGTAATAAAAGGATCTCCATATTTAATCAAACCAAATATTGATGAACTACAAAATTTATTAGATATAAAAATACAATCAGAAAAAGAACTCATTAAAGCTATGTATAGATTAAAAGACTATAACATAAAGATGATTGTAGTATCTTTAGGAAAAGATGGATGCATGGCCATGTATAAAGGCCAAATTTATAAAGTAAGTATTCCAGAGGTTATAGGAAAAAATCCTGTAGGATCAGGAGATGCTATGGTTGCAGGAATGGTAAAAGAAATTGATAAAAATAGTAGTTATGAAGAAATTTTAAGAGTAGGAAGCACCTGTGGAATTTTAAATTTCATAAATGAAAAAACTGGAGCTATTCAAATTTGTCAATTTAAGAATTATTATGATAAAATAAAAATACAAATCATAAAATAACTTGATAAAATCAATGAATAAAGCAGGTGCTAAAATGATTAATAAAAATTTAAAAACACCTATGTATTATCAAATAGAAGAGTGGATTAAATCTCAAATTGAAAAAAATATTTTTCAAGTGGATAAGGCCATTCCTTCTGAGCGAGAATTGACTGAGAATCTACAAGTTAGTAGACATACAGTAAGACAAGCCGTAGGAAATCTTGTGAATCAAGGATATCTGTATAGAGTTGCAGGAAAAGGTACTTTTGTAAAGGATCGAAACTTAATTCATAAAGAAAATAAATATACAAGCTTTTCTGAGGATATGATTTATCTAGGAAAAGAAGTGCAAAATAAGGTATTAAGCTTTAAGGTGGAAGGAGCATCTAAAAGTATTGCCAACAGACTGTCTATTAATGTAAATGATCCTGTTATAAAAATCAAAAGGGTAAGAATTGTAGAAGGTATACCTCTTTCTTATGAGATGATTTTTATCCCTAAAAAAATAGTGGGAGAGATGCCAGAGCATGTAGCAAAGGGATCATTAATAAAATATTATGAGGATGTTTTAAATTTAAATATTCATTATGCTTTGGAAACCATTGAATCTGTCATGGCTATAGAAAAAACTTCTAAAAAGCTAGAGGTCAATGAAACTATGCCTCTTCTATTGATAAGATCAAAATTATTTTTAGAAAATGGAAAACAACTTCATTATACAAAGAATTACTATAGAGGAGATAAATATAAGTTTACGATTAAACTTATAAGATAATAATAAAAAAGTGATCGTTTGATCACTTTTTTATTATTTAGGAACATGTGAAATTTCTATTGTTTATGTATTGGTTTGTTTATCTTTTTTACCTTCAAATAAATAAATACTAAGGATGATAATCAATCCTCCGAGTAATTGATTGATCGTTAATTTAGTGGAGAATATAATGAAAGATAATAATACTGTCATTAAAGGTTCAAGTAAACTTATTACAGAAGCTTTGCTTGCACCTATCAAAGAAAGTCCTTTTAAAAATGCAAATAAGCCTACAATTGTTGACCAAAAAGCGAGTATAAGAATACATATAAAAGTTTTTAAATTGATATTAAAATTCAATGTATGGGTTGCTAATCCATAACATAGAAAGTATATACAACATCCTAATGAAACATAAGTTGTAGCAATTAAAGAATCTATATGATGTAAAACTTTTTTATTCATTGTAATATATATAGTACTCATGACAGCGGCCATAATTACCATGATTATTCCTTTAATTTGTAGAT from Inediibacterium massiliense includes the following:
- a CDS encoding sugar ABC transporter ATP-binding protein, encoding MKGIRKVFPGVIALDGVNLNLKEGQVLGLLGENGAGKSTLMKILSGTYQPDGGIIFINGQNVVIKDVTHAKTLGISIIYQELSLSPNMTVAENIFAMKEITSFGIINDKEMNRRTQQLLNELGIDISPTTIVDELSISNQQMVEIAKALSTKPKIIIMDEPTSALSNQETKKLFDIIKKLKKQKTSIIYISHRMEEIFEITDEISVLRDGTYIGTVSTKSTSSDELIKMMVGREMDQVYPHKDFPYLKDEKLLEIKDYHKQNYFHHINLSVRPGEILGLYGLMGSGRTEIAQGIFGILKKDFGEMMLRGKKVNIDSPFSAIEHKIAFVTEDRKNEGLILTSSVRENTTMANIEKILNKFKLINEQREMHITKEHVKNLRIKTPHVEQMVNNLSGGNQQKIVLAKWFEIDPAILILDEPTRGIDVGAKYEIYKLMIELAKRGVGIIMISSELPEILNVSDRLLVVKEHEIVTELDPKKTTQEEIMSYITGRGE
- a CDS encoding polysaccharide deacetylase family protein → MRTKIFKSFIFAILFFLIGIYTFQQETREIFKQSVCTFLTFGNTHNEIIDQGSENEKIIALTFDDGPHPRFTPQILDLLKEYDAKATFFVIGKHVEAYPDVIKREVIEGHEIGNHTFSHIDTKQTASIQIEKELKQTQDLIFDITGVKPKVFRPPFGFYDSKIINIAHNYDCKIVLWSPHQDTKDWNNPGVEKIIQHTLSQIKNGDIILLHDYVEKDCQSIEALKIILPKLKKRGYKFVTVSELIENL
- a CDS encoding PaaI family thioesterase, whose translation is MKQEELKHIVENGILGDFSANCVQVMKPKFIEYIEDESLTCAYPILHEYLNPRNTMQGGFMAAAFDNTLGVLVHLSTGKVEFTSLDLSVHYHRPIFEKDELTVIAKIQHKGRRIVQVLGEGYNKEKKLIATASSKIMILEKEKFFKNK
- a CDS encoding CsxC family protein — its product is MAWNKYNPIQNLQKNQVEVKECTSSCVEVSGGTSEECVNTPVDIGSLRTGSIAKIPVVLAELTVKVNVDSFITLPEVAWEIKNIKKRVKITQCLLLQNTNMLFIKGFVRKNIEYATRKCSNEEGFCGDIKHCTVDVPFSCTTPISFNGIEPIPPQYNRAKEFEYFREEALNYDGFGSKDKLLSGDLREFNQISEEYFNELPFCELIRARIVEFDEILNYTDCKKEKMPFEEKAFRKIEEKMVLFVTLKILQKRQVAIGAVEAISDCPCDC
- a CDS encoding RelA/SpoT domain-containing protein; protein product: MDIVKKFMKKYKKKFMYYQRLAEYCCTKCEEQLSKNGIHSIVSFRGKNPRSLEKKIEYRMKENQYHSIEEISKDIRDLAGVRIALYFPGDAQEVEKVILSEFILVEEPSRFDGSYLKYDKRFAGYRANHYKVKLKENILIENIPYQSEIIEIQVASVLMHAWAEVEHDLAYKVPDGGISDMEYALLAQLNGLVHSGEVTLEQLQIALNKRLESEERHFLNHYELSSYISTNLSEKIKNKITEPTLGRVDLLFGILKQLNMNKPSDLRKYLKLVETEIQDRPICFQLIEKILGENKEKYFSVYEDFSKRLNEEVNNVFNNEFEIDYKKSKFLIDEFLLKWVQLQSKIRNDLKIQEIDMVKIQTMVEEYFEQKQSIYKKIQEMSQMRNDIINGIIIPSEEDLKDAIEYLEDLLEGRLEEKKKVI
- a CDS encoding substrate-binding domain-containing protein — its product is MKKVLSLILAMFMLMGLLVGCGDKQEEASKTKEEKIKIGASLLTQSHPFQVAIKEAMEAEALSQNVDLDIAIADQDLSRQISAIEDFINKGVDAIIITPVDSDGVKGAIMKAKEANIPVITVDVKANGVEVDSHIATDNYTGGMIAAQAMAQFLGEKGEIGLITYPEVQSVRDRIDGFKKMADTYKDLKIVTELPGRTREEAKSASEDMLTSNANLSGIFGFGDDMAIAATTAIKERGSNTIVVGFDGLEEARKSVDEDNAFRAVVVQYPDKMGAEAVKNAVKLAKGETVEKEVPVTPGLYINEKGFVPVDVQDGQVKINMN
- a CDS encoding phosphatase PAP2 family protein → MNWIQEFDMNVLHNIHYYTQNHIFDKIMPWITFLGDKGLVWIIFCILLLLSKKYRKVGCLALCALVISSVLGEGIFKHLFKRPRPFLQLPNLQLLISKPTTYSFPSGHTSSSFAVAGVLFNKLKRFRKTILFIAFLIAFSRLYLFVHYPSDVLAGVVLGVGSAMFVINLDHKKVLFGKNY